AACCCTGCTCGCCGGTCTCTTCGCGGCCGTGACCGCGGCGGCCGGGGTGGAGATCGGGAGCGTCACCCGCGTCACGCAGCGTGCCGTCCAGCATGAGCGCGTGGACTTCACCGTCGTGCTGACCGCGCCCTGGACCGATCCGCATGATTCCGCGCAGGTGCGGCTGGATCTTGAGTTCATGGGCCCCGACGGCCGCCCGCACCTGCTGCCGGCCTTTCACGAGAGCGGAACCGGGGGCACGCCCTCCGTGTGGCGAGCGCGCTGGGCGCCCCGGGATGCCGGGGAGAACCGGGTGCGTTTCCGGCTGACGACTCCCGTCGGCGCAACGGAGTCGGCGCCGCTCACGGTGCCGGTGGAGCCGGGCCGCGGCCGGGGTTTCCTGCACGCCGCGGGTCCGTGGGTGCTGCGCTTCGACAACGGCGAGCCGTTCCGCGGGCTCGGCGAGAACCTCGGGTGGGAATCCCGCTCGCCCGATGACTCGCGTCACTTCCGCGCGCTGCACGAGCACCCGCGCTTCCACTACGAATACCTCGTGGGCCGGCTGGCGGCGAACGGCGGCAACTTCTTCCGCACCTGGATGTGCGCGTGGAACCTCCCGCTCGAGTGGAACCGCGTCATGGACACCCGGCGCTACGCCGATGAAACCGGTCGGTTCCACTCCGGCGCCGCCGCGCGGCTCGACGAGCTGGTGGCGGTCGCCGCGGCCAGCGGCACCTATTTCATGCTCACCCTCGACCCGCATGTTTCCTACATGGGCCGCGGGTGGGAGCTCAACCCCTACAACCGGGCCAACGGCGGACCCGCCGCCACGCCGGAGGAGTTCTTCACCTCCGAGGCGGCGCGGGCCCGCTACCGCGACCGCCTGCGCTACCTCGTGGCCCGCTGGGGTTACAGCCCGCACCTCGGCGTCTGGGAATTCTTCAACGAGATCGACCATGTCGTCCATCTCGACCCCGCCGCGCCCATGCCCGCGGAGGTCATCACCCGCTGGCATGCCGAAATGGCCGCCCACCTCCGGGCCCTCGATCCCTATGGCCGGCCCGTGACGACGAGCGTGTCGCACCGCGACATCGCCGGGTTGAACCAACTGCCGGGACTCGATTTCAACCAGCGACACCTCTACCGCGACACCGCGGCCCTACCCGCCACCCTGCGCCAGCGCTGGGCCGACGAGGGGAAGCCCTACGTCATCGGCGAATACGGCTACGAGTGGGACTGGACGAAAAACTTCGATGAGTTCGCCGGCGCGATGGACGCGGACTTCCGGCGCGGCCTGTGGCTGGGACTGTTTTCGCCCACCCCGATCCTCCCGTTGTCCTGGTGGTGGGAATACTTCGACGAGCGCGGCACGACCGCCGGTTTTGCCGGGGTGCGGACCATCCACGAACGCATGCTGGCCGCCGGCGGAGGCGACTTTGCCGAGGTGACGGCGGAGGCGGACGGCAGCCCCGTGCTGGCGGTGCGGTGCGGGCGCACGGTCTTTGTGCTGTTGGAAAACCCCGGCACGACGGAACGGCGGCTCACCGTTCGGCTGCCCGCCAGGGCGGCCGACTTCGTCCCGGCCGAGTTGTTCGATCCCGCCACGGGCGAGTGGACCCGGTTGCCCGACGCTCAGGCACAGCCGGGCCCGGTGGTGTTCTCCAATCTGGCACTGCCCGCCGGGGCGATCCGGGTGCTGCAACTCGGCCACTCGCGCGGATAATAACTATTAATTTTTGCGTTTGCCCGATGACGGGACGGAGTCAGCCTGCCGTATCCGCCCGTCCGCATGCCCCCGCTCCACTGGCTCGATTACGCCATCATTGCCGGCTACCTGCTCCTGTCGCTGGTGATCGGCCTGCTCGCCGGGCGGCGCACCGGGGCGGGCAGCGAGGGTTACTTCCTGGGGGGCCGCCGGCTGCCATGGTGGCTCAACGGAATCTCGCTGGCGGCGACCAGCTTCGCCTCCGACACGCCGCTGGTGATCACCGAGATGGTGCGTGGCCGCGGCCTGCAACGGCTGTGGTGGCTGTTCGCCGGGGTGCTGGCGCTGGTCGTCGCGATTTATGTCTTCTCCCGACTGTGGCGGCGGCTCGAGGCCGTCACCGACGCGGAGTTCTGCGAGCTGCGCTATGACGGCCCGGCCGCCGGGGTGCTGCGGGCCGTGCGGGCTTTCCTCAGCGGCATCGTGGCCAACCTCATCACCATCGCGTGGGTGACGCTCGGCATGGGGGCGGTCCTCTCCGTGGTGCTGCCGGTCGACCAGTGGGTCGCGATCCAGGTCGCCATGATTGTGACGGTCGCCTACACCGTCTTCGGGGGATTCCGCAGCGCGGTGCTGACCGACCTCCTGCAGTTCGTCATCGCGCTCGGCGCGATGCTCCTCTTTGCCGTGATCGCGGTCCACGAATACGGCGGCCTGTCCGCGGTGCTGACCGCCGTGCGGGAGGCCCCGGGCTACGGGGAGCGCACGCTGAGTCTCCTGCCCCGCTTCGACCACGCCAACCTGGACCTGGCCTGCTTCCTCATCCTGCTCACGCTCTGGTGGACCGACACGGGCGGCCATGTGATGCAGCGCATGAGCGCGTGCCGCACCGAACGCGACGCCGCCCGGGCGATGCTCTTCTTCGCCATCTGGCAGGCCGTGCGGCCGTGGATGTGGGCGGCCGTGGCCCTGGTCTCCATCGCGGTGTTTCCCGTGATGATGGCGCCGCACACCGACATGCACGCCTACCCGCTCGTGCTGGACCGCTACCTCGGCGTGGGGCTGCGCGGCCTGCTGGTGGCGGCCTTCGCCGCGGCGTTCATGTCCACCATCACGACCCACCTGAACTGGGGCGCCTCCTACCTGGTGCGCGACGGCTACTGCCGCTTTTTCCGGCCGGCGGCCCCCGAGCGCGAACAGCTGCTGGTCTCGCGTCTCATGACGGTGCTGCTGGCCGGGGCCGGCCTGCTGCTGACGCCGCTGTTCGGCTCACTGACCGCCGCGTGGGAATTCCTTGCGCTGCTGCCCGCCGGATTCGGGATCATCAGCGTGCTCCGCTGGTTCTGGTGGCGGGTGAACGCCTGGACGGAACTGAGTGTGCTGGCCGTGGGGTTGGTTTTTGCCGGGTTTGACCTGGCCCTGCGCGTCTGGGCACCGGGGGCCGAAATCCTGGGCCTGCCGTGGAGCGAATGGCGCTACGAGCTCAAGCTGCTCCTGTTCACCAGCGTCGCGGTCACGGTGGCGTTGGCCGTAACCCTGCGGACGCCCCCGGTCTCGCGTGAGCAGCTCCGACGCTTCAACCGCAAGGTGCGTCCTGGCGGCTGGTGGGGACCGGTGGAGGCGGGCGAAGACCTGCGCGAACTGCCGGAGCCGGTGCTGACCCGCCGGACCGCGCTGGACTGTCTCGGCGGGCTGGCACTCTGCCTCGGCCTCACCACCGGAATCGGGTATGGTCTGCTCCTCCAGCCCGGGCCCGCCGTGCTGGCCTTCGGTCTGGCCGCCATCGGGGGCGTGCAGGTTTACCGCTGGCTGAAAAACGGCCGCTGGGCCTGACAGGCGCGTCATTCAGGATCTGCCCCCTCGGGTGGGCAGAGGCGCAAGTTCATCGTGCTGCACGGTGAAGGTTAGAGTGGAGTCTTCCGCCACCTCGCCGGCGATCAGGGCCCGGGCGAGGCGGGTTTCCAGATGCCGCTGGAGGAAACGCTTGAGCGGGCGGGCACCGAAGACCGGGTCGTAACCCTTCTCCGCCACCCATTCCCGGGCCTTGGCGTCGAGCTTCACCGTGACGCGCCGCTCGGCGAGCCGCTTGTTCAGGTCGGCGAGCAGGAGGTCCACGATGCTCGTGATTTCCTCCAGGCTCAGCGGCTTGAAGAGGATCGTCTCGTCAATGCGGTTCAGGAACTCCGGCCGGAACGACGACCGCAGGTCGGCCATGACCGCCTCGCGCGTGCTCTCGGGGATTTCGTCACCCTTCACGCCTTCGAGCAGGTGCCGGGAGCCGAGGTTCGAGGTCATGATGATGACCGTGTTCTTGAAATCCACCGTGCGGCCCTGCGAATCGGTGATGCGGCCGTCGTCGAGCACCTGGAGCAGGACGTTGAACACGTCCGGATGCGCCTTCTCGATCTCGTCGAAGAGCACCACCGCATACGGCTTGCGCCGCACGGCCTCCGTGAGCTGGCCGCCCTCGTCGTAGCCGACGTAGCCCGGGGGGGCGCCAATCATGCGCGCGACGCTGTGCTTCTCCATGTATTCCGACATGTCGAGGCGGATGAGGTTGGCCTCGGAGTCGAAGAGCTGCTCGGCGAGCGTTTTGGCCAGCTCGGTCTTGCCCACGCCGGTCGGGCCGAGAAACAGGAAACTGCCGATCGGGCGGCGCGGGTCCTTGATGCCGGCGCGGGCGCGCAGGATGGCCTCGCTGACGAGACGCACGCCCTCGTGCTGGCCGATGACGCGCTTGTGCAGTACGTCCTCCAGGCGCAGAAGCTTTTCTTTCTCACCCTCGAGCAGGCGGTTCAGCGGGATGTGCGTCCACTTCGAGATGATCTCGGCGATTTCCTCGGCGGACACCTCCTCCTTGACCAGTGTGGTCGCGGCGGGGCCGGCCTTCTCCACCTTGGCCAGTTCCTTCTCCAGCTGCGGGATGCGCCCGTGTTTGAGCTCGGCAATTTTGTTGAGATCGTAGGCGCGCTCGGCCTTGGCCATTTCCAAGCGGGCGGCTTCGAGCTCTTCGCGCACTTTCTGCACGCGGCCGAGGGATTCCTTCTCCTTTGACCAGACGGCGCGCAGGGCGGTCGCCTTCTCCTTGGCATCGGCCAGGTCCTTGCGCAGCTCGGCGAGCCGGCGCTTGGAGGCGTCGTCCTTCTCCTTCTGCAGCGCGGTCTCCTCGATCTCGAGCTGCATGACGCGGCGCTGGAGCTCGTCCAATTCGGTCGGCAGCGAATCAATCTCGGTGCGGATCATGGCGCAGGCCTCGTCCACGAGGTCGATGGCCTTGTCGGGCAGGAAACGGTCGGAAATGTAGCGGTGCGAGAGCGTGGCGGCGGAAACGAGCGCGTTGTCCTGGATGCGCACGCCGTGATGCAGCTCGAAACGCTCGCGCAGGCCGCGGAGGATCGAGATGGCGTCCTCCACCGTGGGCTCTTCGACGAGAATGGGCTGGAAGCGGCGCTCCAGCGCGGCGTCCTTCTCGATGTATTGGCGGTATTCGTCGAGCGTGGTGGCGCCGATGCAATGGAGCTCACCGCGCGCGAGCATCGGCTTGAGCAGGTTGCCGGCGTCCATGGCGCCGTCGGTCTTGCCGGCGCCCACGATGGTGTGGAGCTCGTCGATGAAGAGAATGATGCGGCCTTCGGCCTGTTTGATCTCGTTGAGCACGGCCTTGAGGCGCTCCTCGAACTCGCCGCGGTATTTCGCGCCGGCCACCAGCGCGCCGAGGTCGAGCGAGAACACGGTCTTGTCCTTCAGCCCCTCGGGCACGTCGCCGCGCACAATGCGCTGGGCCAGGCCCTCGACGATGGCGGTCTTGCCGACGCCGGGCTCGCCGATGAGCACGGGGTTGTTCTTGGTCTTGCGCGAAAGGATGCGAATGGCGCGGCGGATCTCGGCGTCGCGCCCGATGACGGGGTCGATCTTGCCCTTCTTGGCCTGCTGCACGAGGTCGATGCCGTATTTCTCAAGGGCGTTGTAGGTGCCCTCGGGCGTCTCGCTGGTCACACGCTGGTTGCCGCGCATCTTCTGGAGCTCGGCCAGCACCTTCTTCCGGTCGAGGCCGAAGCTGGCAAAGAACTTCTTCAGCGCCTCGGGCTTGCCGGTGTGAAGGAGCGCAAGGAAGAGGTGCTCCACGCTCATGAACTCGTCCTTGAGGGCCTCGGCCTCCTGCTCGGCGCGCGTCAGCACCTCGTTGAGCGCCTGGGTCACGTAGATCTTGGACACATCGACGCTGCCCGTGACCTTGGGCAGACGGCCCAGCTCGCGCTCGGCGGCGAGCTGAAGCGCGCTGACGGTCAGGCCGAGCTTCTCGACGAGCGACGGCACGATGCCGCCCTCCTGGGCGAGCAGCGCGACGAGCAGGTGCCACGTCTCCACCTCGTTGTGCGAGCGGCGGCGGGCCTCGTTCTGCGCCTCCTGCACGGCCTGGCGCGACATGATGGTCATTTTCTCGGGATTCATGGAAGTAATATACACCCTTGCAGGCGGCGGGCCAGCGGGTGAAGGCCTGCTTCACTCGGGAATTTGGAACCGCCGCGAATCGGCTGCGCCAATGTGCGCAGGCGGTGTCGCACCGCCGTGACATGATGGCCGTTTCCGTTCCCTGTAGGGTCGCCGCTTGCGGCGACCTAACCCACGAGGTCGGCGCAACCGCCGACCCTACGCATACAGGCGAAGTCCTACTTCCGCTTCGGCCGGTTCTTCTTGTCCAGCAACACGACCACCGGCTCGTGTTGCTGCGCCTCGTCCGGATCGAAGTCCGCATACGCCGCGATGATGACCTCATCGCCCGGCTGCACGAGCCGCGCGGCGGCGCCGTTGACCATGATCTCGCCCCGCTTGCGGCCGCCAATGACGTAGGTCGCGAAGCGCTGGCCGTTGTTCACGTTGTAGATCTCCACGCGCTCGTGCAGCAGGAGGCCGGCGGCGCGGCGCAGCTCGGGCGCGATGGCGATCGAGCCCTCGTAGTCGAGGTCGGCGGCGGTGACCGTCGCGCGGTGCAGCTTGGACTTGAGCAGGGTCAGGCGCATGGGGGTGTCATTTGGCGGGCTCGCGGTTGAGCAGTTCGGCGTGCTTCAGGCCGAAGAGCACCAGTTCGGGCACGATCTCATCGAAGAGCCCCTCGGTCTCGAACATGCGGGCGAACCCACCCGTGCCGATCACGTGCGGGCGCACGCCGTTGAAGGCCTCGATGGTCAGCACGGAGAGCAGGTTGCGGATCGCGCCGACGTGGCCGTGATACAGCCCCGCCTGGATGCTCTCGACCGTGCTGCGCCCGAGCGCGCCGTCGGGCCGGGCAATTTCCACGGCTGGCAGGCGGGCGGTGCGGCTCGACAGCATCTCGGCCGAGATGCCAAGCCCGGGCAGGATCGCGCCGCCGAGGTAATCGCCGCCACCCGTCACCACGTCGAAGGTCGTGGCGGTGCCGCAGTCCACGACGAGGCAGTTGGCCCCGGGGCGGCGTTGCGTCGCCGCGATGGCGTTGGCCACGCGGTCGGCCCCGACCTCGGCGGGGTTGCGGTATTTGATCTTAAGCCCGGTCTTCACGCCGGCCTGGAGCAGGAAGGGCTCGCAGTTGAAATACTTCACGCAGGCCGCCCGCAGCGGATAGGCCACCGGCGGCACGACCGAGCAGATCGCCACGCGCTTCACCGCGGCGGGGTCGATCTGGTTCTCGCGGAGCACGCTGCGCAGGAATACGCCGGTTTCGTCCGACGACCCGATGGGGTGCGTGGTTTTCCGGAACTGCACGCGGAGGGTGTCGCCGTCGAACACGCCGCCGTGGATCTGGGAATTGCCGACATCAAGGGTCAAGAGCATGGCTGGATTTTCGGTTTTCGATTCTGGATTCTGGACTGGGTCGCGCCGCGAGCAGGCGCTCGAGTTCGGCCGCCAGGGTCGTGCGGTCGGGACAATGCGCCGCGACGCTGCCGTCGGGCCGCAGGATGTCGGCCGGGAAGGTGCCATCGGCGCGCTTGGCGGAAAGATCGTTGTGCACGACGTAGTCGGCACCGGCGTGCGCGAAAAGCCTGCTCACGGCCGCGTCGGCTTCCGCCGCCTCGGCCCCGTGGGTGAGCTTGAATGCCACCAACGTGAACGGGGCGCGGCTCCAACCGCGCACCTGGTCCACTAGCCGCGGGTTGGGTCGCAGCTTCAGCAGGGGCGCACCACCCGAGGGCAGTTTGCCGCCGGCGGCGGTCTCCGCACCGTCGGCCATCACGACCATGTCCACGCGGTAATCGCTGACCGCCGCCGCGTGGATCACGGCATCGAACGGATGCGCCGCGAGCAACCGACGCAGGCCGGCCTCCAGTTGCGCGAAGGTGACAAAGGTTTCCTCCCGGCAGGGGCCGTCCGCCGCGATCGCGTTTTGCGCCCGCAGCAGGGTCACGTCATGGCCCGCGCGCGACAGGTGCGTGGCGATGAGCGCGCCGGTCGCACCCGTGCTCGTGTTGGTGAGCACGCGCACGCCGTCCACCGGCTCGGCGGTGCCACCGGCGGTGACGAGCACCCGCAGTTGGCGCGCCGGTCGCGCCAGCGCCGCTTCGACCGCGGCGACGATCGTCCCGGGCTCGGCCAGCCGCCCCTCCCCCGTTTCGCCGCAGGCGGTGCGCCCGGACGTGGGGGCGATGCAGCGCACGCCCCAGTCGCGCAATTTTGCCAAGCTCGCAACGGTTGCCGGATGCGACCACATCGCGGGATTCATCGCGGGCGCCACGAGCCAGGGCTTGGTGCGGTCATGGGCGAGGAAGAGCGCGCCGGCGAAATCGTCGCCGAGCCCGGCCGCGAACCGGTTGAGCGTGTTCGCCGTGGCCGGGCACACGAGCACGGCGTCGGCCCAGCGCGTCAGGTTGATGTGCTCGAGGGCCGCGCCCGGAGCGAAGGCGTCGCTGAGCAGGGCGGAACCGGTCAGACCTTCCAGCGTGGCCGGGCCGATGAACTTCAACGCCGACGGCGTCGCCACACAGCGCACGCGGTGGCCCCGTTGCACAAGCCGTGACACCACCTCGCAGCCCTTGTAGGCGGCGATGGAGCCGGTGAAGATGACGAGGAGGTTAGAGCCGGACATTGTCGATGAGCCTCACGTTTTCGATGCGCACTGCGCCGAGCCGCACGCCCTCGCGGTCCTCCACGTAATCCACTTCAAAGCCGGCGGCGTTGAGCGCCAGGGCCGCCACGGCCGGGCTCGCCGCGGAACGCAGGATCGCCGGGAACTGCGCGGCCCGCACACGCGCGCCGGGCGAGAGGCGGCGGTTGCGCGAACTGAGCGCGAGGCCGTCGATCTCCCGCTCCGTCGGGCACGGTACGATCTCCACCGGCAGGAGCAGCGCGCGCACCAGGCCCTCGACCAAACGGAGCTGCTGCCAGTCCTTCTCCCCGAAATAGGCGCGCTGCGGGGAGACCAGATTCAGCAGCTTGAGCACCACCGTCAGCACGCCGTCGAAATGACCGGGGCGATGCGCGCCCTCCAGTTCCCGGCTGAGTTTTTCCTCGGTGACGCGGTAGGCGTAGCCGTCGGGGTATAGCTCGGCGGCCGTCGGCACGATGACGTCGTCCGCCAGCCCCGCCGCCAACCGCAGGTCCGCCTCCAGCGTGCGCGGGTATTTCTCGAGGTCGGTCGGGTCGTTGAACTGGGTCGGGTTGACGAAAATGCTCAGCACCACGCGGTCGTTTTCCGCGCGGGCGCGGGCGAGGAGCGCGCGGTGCCCGAGATGCAGCGCGCCCATGGTCGGCACGAAGCCCACCGATTGGCCGGCGTAATCCGTCCCGGTGCGCACCGTGCGCCACGCGGCCAGGGTCTCATGGACTCTCATGCGAGCACCTCCTCGCGCGCCGGAAAGCGCGCCCCGCGCACGTCGCGGGCGTAGGCGTTGAGTGCGGCCAGAATCTCGCCGTGGCCGTCCAAGTAGCGGCGCGCAAACCGCGGGCGAAATTCCGCATCGAGCCCGAGCAGGTCGTTCAGCACCAGCACCTGTCCGGAGGTGCCGCTGCCCGCACCGATGCCGATGGTGGCGATGGACAAATTCGCCGTGATCTCCGCCGCCAGCGCGGCGGGCACGCATTCGAGCACCAGGGCGAACGCCCCCAGTTCCTCGAGGCGACGGGCCTCGGCGAGCAGGCGGGCCGCGTCGGCCTCCGAGCGGCCCTGCAGGCGGTAGCCGCCGAGTTGGTTGACCGATTGCGGCGTGAGCCCGAGGTGTCCCATCACGGGGATGCCGCTGCCCACGAGGTGGGCAACCACGTCCTCGTGACCGGCCACCCCCTCCAGTTTCACGGCCGTCGCTCCCGCCTGCAGGAGCGTGCCGGCGGCGCGCACGGCCGTCTCGCGGCCTTGGCGAAAGCTGAGAAACGGCAGATCCGCCACGATCACCTGCTCCGGCGCGCCGCGTCGCACCGCCGCCGTGTGCAGCACCATCATGTCGAGCGTGGCATGGACCGTGGACGGCAGTCCGTGGACGACCATGGCGGCGCTGTCGCCCACGAGGATGACGTCGGCCTCGGATTCAGTTACGATCCGCGCCATCGGCGCGTCGTAAGCCGTGACCATCACGATGGGCCGCCCTTCCTGGCGCGCCCGGTTGAAATCGAGGATGCTTTTCATTCCGCCCCGGCAGTTGTCCGTATGCGGAGAACCTGCGGGCGGCGGAGGTGGCTGGACTGGAGTGCTTGTCGCATGGCGATCAGGCCTGAGTTGTCCGGAGACGGAGGTTGAACTGTGCTGTCCGGTCGCGCACGAGTTCGCGCCAGACAGGGGCAACTTGAGCACCTCCCATCGACGGGCAAATCAAAAGTGCGTCAGCAACATCTGTAACGGCGGTCAATGACCGCCGTTCTTCTCTTCAAACCCGGCGGTCATAGACCGCCGCTACAGCAAAGCCCGCACACCCCGGTTGACTCCCCTGCCCGCCCGCAGTTGAATGACCCTTCATGGCTGATTTCCTCACCGACCAGAAAGTAGTTTCCCGCGCCTATCTCGTGGGCGTGCAGACCTTTGACATGGAGACCGGCGAAGGCGCCGAACTGCTGGGCGAACTGAAGGAGCTGGTCGAAAACCTCCGGCTCGAGGTCGTGAAGACCAACCTCGTCGTCATCCGCACCGGCGAACAGCCCAAATACCTGATCGGCTCCGGCAAGACCGCCGAGATCATCGCCGAGGCCAAAGAGCTCGGTGCCGATCTGATCGTATTCGACAAGGAACTCTCGCCCGCCCAGCAGCGCAACTGGGAGGAGGACTCCGGCCTCGCCGTGATCGACCGGCAGGAGGTCATTCTCGAAATCTTCGCCGACCGTGCCCAGACCCGCGAGGCCGTGCTGCAGGTGGCGCTGGCCCGCATGGAGTACTCGCTGCCGCGTCTCACGCGCGCCTGGACCCACCTTTCGCGCCAGCGCGGCAAGGGCGCCATGGGCGGCGAAGGCGAAACCCAGCTCGAACAGGACCGTCGCATCGTGCGCGACCGCATCGCCCGCCTGAAGGAGGAACTGGAACTCGTCATTTCCCAACGCGCGACCCAGCGCCGCAAGCGCATGCGCAAGCCCGTGCCCGGCGTCGCCATAGTCGGCTACACCAACGCCGGCAAATCCTCGCTCCTCAACAAGCTCACCGGCGCTCACGTGCTCGCCGCCGACAAGCTCTTCGCCACGCTCGACCCGACCACGCGCCAGCTGCACCTGCCCGACGGCCGCACGCTGCTCGCCACCGACACCGTCGGCTTCATCCGCCGCCTGCCCCATCGCCTCGTTGAGGCCTTCAAGGCCACGCTCGAGGAGGTCGTCGTCGCCGACTTCGTCATCCACGTGCTCGACGTCGCCAACCCCAACGTCGCCCACCACTTCGCCACCACCATGGAGGTGCTCGGCGAGCTCGGTGCCGCCGACAAACCCATCATCACCGTCTTCAACAAGGTGGACGCCGCCGATAAGCAGACGCTTGCTGTCGTTCGCGCCCAGCACCCCGAGGCGCTCTTCATCAGCGTCCACACCGGCGAAGGCCTCGACCGCCTGCTCGCCCGCTGCGAGGAACTGGCGGTGGACGACAGCGAGGCCGTCGAGCTCCTAATCCCCCATCACCGTTACGACGTGGTCGCCAAGCTGCACCAAGGCGGCCAGGTCCGGACGCAGGAGACGCGCGACGACGGCGTCTTCCTCACCGGCCGTTTCCCGCAGAAGCTGAAGGCCGTTTACGACCCATTCCGCCACATCGCCCCGCCGCCCCAGCGCAAGCCCGCCACCAAGCGCCCGAAGAAGTCCTGATTCCTCGTGGAGGGCCGGTCTCCGCACCGGCCGTGCATTGCAGATCTTTCCTCTCTAGCGTCGGGCCTTGGCCCGACCTCGCGCACGAGGTCGTCGCCAGCGACGACCCTACAAACTCCCCGTCGCTTGTCGTCGCCGACGCGACCAATTTCCCCCATTTGCCGCTTTGACCGCGCGCGAGTGTTGGTTATGACTACGTCACTCCCTCTCCCCCATGCCCACTTATACTCTGAAAGTAAACGGGCAGGCCCATACGATCAACGTCGCGGCGGACACGCCGCTGCTGTGGGCGCTGCGTGACACCCTCGGTCTCGTCGGCACGAAATACGGCTGTGGCATGGGCCTCTGCGGCGCCTGCACCGTCCACCTCAACGGCGTGCCGGTGCGCTCCTGCCAGACGCCCGTCTCAGCGGTGGGCAACACGCCTGTCACCACCATCGAGGGCCTCGACCCCGCGGGCAAACACCCGCTGCAACAAGCCTGGTGCGACCACGACGTGCCGCAATGTGGCTATTGCCAGTCGGGCCAGATCATGAGCGCCGCCGCTCTGCTTAAGCAGACGCCCACGCCCACTGACGCCGACATCGACGCCGCCATGGCCGGCAACCTCTGCCGCTGCGGCACCTACGTCCGCATCCGCGCCGCCATCAAGGACGCCGCCGCCCTCGCGACCAAGGGAGGTGCGCAATGAAAACCTCAACTCCCGCCGTCTCCCGTCGCAACTTCCTCCAGATCTCCGCCCTCGCCGGCGGCGGATTTGCCCTCAGCTACGCGCTCCCTGGCACCGCCTTCGCCCAGGCCCCCGGCCTCGACAACACCGCGCGCGCCTTCACGCCGAACCCGTTTATCAAGATCACCCCCGACGGCATCGTGATCCTCGTGGCGAAGAACCCCGACGCCGGCCAGGGCGTGAAGACCGCCCTGCCCATGATCCTCGCGGAGGAACTGGGCGCCGACTTCAAGAAGGTGACCATCGAATACGGCGGCCTCGACCCGCAGCTCGGCGCGCAATTCGCCGGTGGCAGCCTCTCGGTGCCGATGAATTACCAGACGCTCCGCCGCGCCGGCGCCGTCGCACGCACCGTGCTCGTGCAGGCCGCCGCCGACACCTGGGGCGTGCCCGCCGCCGAGTGCGAGGCGGAGAACAGCACCGTCATCCACCGCCCCACCGGCCGCGTGCTCGGCTTCGGCGACCTCGCCACCAAGGCCGCCTCAATGCCGCTGCCCGACGAGAAATCCGTCGTCCTCAAGCGCCCGAAGGAAAACAAGCTCATCGGCAACCGCGTCGGCGGCGTGGACAACCCCGCCATCGTCACCGGCCAGTCCCTCTTCGGGCTCGACCAGAAAGTTCCCGGCATGGTCCACGCGGTTTACGTGAAGTGCCCCGTCTTCGGCGGCAAGCCCGTCTCCGCCAACCTCGACCGCCTCAAGAAGCTCCCCGGCGTGCTCGACGCCTTTCTCGTCGAGGGCACCAACGACTACTACGGCCTGTTGCCGGGTGTCGCCATCGTGGGCGACTCGACCTGGGCGACCTTCAAGGCCCGCAGCCTGCTCGACGTGACCTGGGATGAGGGTCCCGGAGCCGCGCAGAGCTCCGCCGCCTACGAGGAAGCCGCCGCCAAGGCCGCCGCCGGGGCCGGCAAGGAAATGCGCAA
The DNA window shown above is from Oleiharenicola lentus and carries:
- a CDS encoding glycoside hydrolase; this translates as MPLRRPSLSWPTLLAGLFAAVTAAAGVEIGSVTRVTQRAVQHERVDFTVVLTAPWTDPHDSAQVRLDLEFMGPDGRPHLLPAFHESGTGGTPSVWRARWAPRDAGENRVRFRLTTPVGATESAPLTVPVEPGRGRGFLHAAGPWVLRFDNGEPFRGLGENLGWESRSPDDSRHFRALHEHPRFHYEYLVGRLAANGGNFFRTWMCAWNLPLEWNRVMDTRRYADETGRFHSGAAARLDELVAVAAASGTYFMLTLDPHVSYMGRGWELNPYNRANGGPAATPEEFFTSEAARARYRDRLRYLVARWGYSPHLGVWEFFNEIDHVVHLDPAAPMPAEVITRWHAEMAAHLRALDPYGRPVTTSVSHRDIAGLNQLPGLDFNQRHLYRDTAALPATLRQRWADEGKPYVIGEYGYEWDWTKNFDEFAGAMDADFRRGLWLGLFSPTPILPLSWWWEYFDERGTTAGFAGVRTIHERMLAAGGGDFAEVTAEADGSPVLAVRCGRTVFVLLENPGTTERRLTVRLPARAADFVPAELFDPATGEWTRLPDAQAQPGPVVFSNLALPAGAIRVLQLGHSRG
- a CDS encoding sodium:solute symporter family protein; the encoded protein is MPPLHWLDYAIIAGYLLLSLVIGLLAGRRTGAGSEGYFLGGRRLPWWLNGISLAATSFASDTPLVITEMVRGRGLQRLWWLFAGVLALVVAIYVFSRLWRRLEAVTDAEFCELRYDGPAAGVLRAVRAFLSGIVANLITIAWVTLGMGAVLSVVLPVDQWVAIQVAMIVTVAYTVFGGFRSAVLTDLLQFVIALGAMLLFAVIAVHEYGGLSAVLTAVREAPGYGERTLSLLPRFDHANLDLACFLILLTLWWTDTGGHVMQRMSACRTERDAARAMLFFAIWQAVRPWMWAAVALVSIAVFPVMMAPHTDMHAYPLVLDRYLGVGLRGLLVAAFAAAFMSTITTHLNWGASYLVRDGYCRFFRPAAPEREQLLVSRLMTVLLAGAGLLLTPLFGSLTAAWEFLALLPAGFGIISVLRWFWWRVNAWTELSVLAVGLVFAGFDLALRVWAPGAEILGLPWSEWRYELKLLLFTSVAVTVALAVTLRTPPVSREQLRRFNRKVRPGGWWGPVEAGEDLRELPEPVLTRRTALDCLGGLALCLGLTTGIGYGLLLQPGPAVLAFGLAAIGGVQVYRWLKNGRWA
- the panD gene encoding aspartate 1-decarboxylase, whose protein sequence is MRLTLLKSKLHRATVTAADLDYEGSIAIAPELRRAAGLLLHERVEIYNVNNGQRFATYVIGGRKRGEIMVNGAAARLVQPGDEVIIAAYADFDPDEAQQHEPVVVLLDKKNRPKRK
- the clpB gene encoding ATP-dependent chaperone ClpB; protein product: MNPEKMTIMSRQAVQEAQNEARRRSHNEVETWHLLVALLAQEGGIVPSLVEKLGLTVSALQLAAERELGRLPKVTGSVDVSKIYVTQALNEVLTRAEQEAEALKDEFMSVEHLFLALLHTGKPEALKKFFASFGLDRKKVLAELQKMRGNQRVTSETPEGTYNALEKYGIDLVQQAKKGKIDPVIGRDAEIRRAIRILSRKTKNNPVLIGEPGVGKTAIVEGLAQRIVRGDVPEGLKDKTVFSLDLGALVAGAKYRGEFEERLKAVLNEIKQAEGRIILFIDELHTIVGAGKTDGAMDAGNLLKPMLARGELHCIGATTLDEYRQYIEKDAALERRFQPILVEEPTVEDAISILRGLRERFELHHGVRIQDNALVSAATLSHRYISDRFLPDKAIDLVDEACAMIRTEIDSLPTELDELQRRVMQLEIEETALQKEKDDASKRRLAELRKDLADAKEKATALRAVWSKEKESLGRVQKVREELEAARLEMAKAERAYDLNKIAELKHGRIPQLEKELAKVEKAGPAATTLVKEEVSAEEIAEIISKWTHIPLNRLLEGEKEKLLRLEDVLHKRVIGQHEGVRLVSEAILRARAGIKDPRRPIGSFLFLGPTGVGKTELAKTLAEQLFDSEANLIRLDMSEYMEKHSVARMIGAPPGYVGYDEGGQLTEAVRRKPYAVVLFDEIEKAHPDVFNVLLQVLDDGRITDSQGRTVDFKNTVIIMTSNLGSRHLLEGVKGDEIPESTREAVMADLRSSFRPEFLNRIDETILFKPLSLEEITSIVDLLLADLNKRLAERRVTVKLDAKAREWVAEKGYDPVFGARPLKRFLQRHLETRLARALIAGEVAEDSTLTFTVQHDELAPLPTRGGRS